From one Lolium rigidum isolate FL_2022 chromosome 4, APGP_CSIRO_Lrig_0.1, whole genome shotgun sequence genomic stretch:
- the LOC124647218 gene encoding uncharacterized protein LOC124647218 produces the protein MDASVLREQVENLQTAAEIWNEIEKQFSGKSNKMQVCRILHEMRYIKQDEKSVTEYAGELKKLYRDLEFFRPFKPHDPRDLLLLPPEWPTLDETISSILEEETRLTHQSPTTRATDSRAALSLHTMPPAASLSKFGIQKKGKGVCEHCKRPGHIKENCYELHGFPDPKSFCDHCKKPGHTRDGCYKLHGYPNEWQQGKFNSNNTRPSQQNRAHQQNRTHRQNRAHLTTSTGELSGSAAQALEEFKSKLILADKDVATAGPSSSISSFCAGAYTGPEDGETSRDWDRA, from the exons ATGGATGCATCAGTACTGCGAGAGCAAGTTGAGAACCTTCAGACTGCAGCTGAGATTTGGAATGAAATTGAAAAACAATTCTCAGGAAAGTCTAACAAGATGCAAGTGTGTAGGATACTTCATGAGATGAGGTATATCAAGCAAGATGAAAAATCTGTAACGGAGTATGCAGGGGAGCTAAAGAAGCTATATAGGGACCTTGAGTTCTTCCGCCCATTTAAACCACATGATCCTAGAGATCTATTGCTTCTTC CCCCGGAGTGGCCAACCTTGGATGAGACTATTTCTAGCATTCTTGAGGAAGAAACTCGCCTAACACATCAGTCACCCACAACAAGAGCTACTGATTCTCGTGCAGCTTTGTCGCTTCATACAATGCCTCCAGCTGCTTCACTCTCCAAGTTTGGTATTCAGAAAAAGGGTAAAGGAGTATGTGAACATTGTAAGAGGCCAGGCCATATAAAGGAGAACTGCTACGAGCTGCATGGTTTCCCTGATCCTAAGTCATTTTGTGATCATTGCAAGAAGCCCGGCCATACAAGAGATGGATGTTATAAGCTGCATGGTTATCCAAATGAGTGGCAGCAAGGGAAGTTCAATTCCAATAACACTCGACCGAGTCAGCAAAACCGGGCACATCAGCAGAACCGGACACATCGGCAGAACCGGGCACATCTCACTACTTCTACAGGTGAATTATCAGGCTCAGCTGCACAAGCTCTCGAGGAATTCAAGTCAAAGCTCATTCTCGCTGACAAAGATGTAGCCACAGCAGGTCCTTCTAGCTCTATCTCTAGTTTCTGTGCTGGTGCATATACAG GACCTGAAGACGGGGAGACTTCTCGGGACTGGGACAGAGCGTGA
- the LOC124647219 gene encoding L-type lectin-domain containing receptor kinase SIT2-like has product MSVLLLNLLFNTVVLNLAVLAAGEDEFVFSGFKGANITVDGVATVTRNGLVDLSSGQETLKGHAFYPAPLRLRESPNGTTIKSFSVSFVFAIYPNYRPSQGMAFFIAKSMDFSSALPTQWFGIFNSVNQGNSSNHIFAIELDTVNNRDLHDIDANHVGININSVISNKSNTAGFYDDKTAIFNTLNLTSGKGLQLWIDYERESTRINVTISPVGVAKPARALISGIYDLSMVITEDAYLGFGSSAGRDGSRHYILGWSFGINRPAPAIDMKKLPRLPRLGSKPRSKVREIVLPLATTTFVLAVGITIFLLVQRHQRYAELREDWEVEFGPHRFPYKDLYYATQGFKNKNLLGVGGFGRVYKGVLPKSKLDIAVKRVSHESKQGMKEFIAEVVSIGRLQHRNLVQLLGYCRRRGQLFLVYEYMPNGSLDKYLYHGDLRPTLNWAQRFKIIRGVASGLLYLHEEWEQIVIHRDVKASNVLLDAEMNARLGDFGLARLYDHGMDPQSTHVVGTIGYLAPELARTGKVTPLTDVFAFGVFILEVIYTVDTKLHGEYDVNEAYLALKLGLLCSHPFMDARPTMRQVMQYLDGDCATPEPSLPVDTNFEMLAAMQNEGFDPYVMLLAVDMAAKLHPSILVYFMCLMILSLGPNHLAPCTAQVQSFVYSGFQAADIILDGSAMVQPGRLLQLTNSSDIIGYAFHRAPLHFRGGTVQSFSLSFVFAVQSEFDKESSGGMAFFIAPGRNFSGAMPGSFLGLFNASTNGRPDNHIFVVELDTFGNGEFKDIDSNHVGIDINGLISIESHTAGFYDDDTGSFTNLSLNSGDPMQVWVEYDAQTTQIVSTLAPLGAAKPHRPLFTTTANLSDVLQNLSFLGFSGSSGSLSTLYSVLGWSFAMHGPAPAINITNLPKLLRAHREARSNVLEIVLPIATATFITAMGITIFLLVQRHRRYGELREDWEVEFGPHRFSYKELYQATEGFKDKNLLGAGGFGKVHKGVLPVSKLEVAVKKVSHESRQGMKEFITEVVSIGRLRHRYLVQLLGYCRRKDELILVYEYMPNGSLDKYLHCEEYKPTLGWTQRFGIVKGIACGLFYLHENWEKVVIHRDIKASNVLLDGEMNGRLGDFGLARLYDHGTDLQTTHVVGTLGYLAPELLRSGKASPLTDVFAFGTFLLEVACGQRPIKQDNEDKDAMLVDWVLEHWHNGTLLQTVDTRLQCNYEKDEASMVLKLGLLCLHPLPTARPSMKQVMEYLSGETTLPELAPTRFNFNMMSIMQNRGFRPSIMSSTDLTTSVGTFSDLSGGR; this is encoded by the exons ATGTCAGTGCTGCTTCTAAATCTCCTCTTCAACACAGTAGTACTTAACCTAGCAGTCTTGGCTGCTGGAGAAGATGAGTTTGTCTTCTCGGGCTTCAAGGGAGCTAACATCACTGTGGATGGCGTCGCCACGGTGACCCGGAACGGCCTTGTTGATCTCTCCAGTGGCCAAGAGACTCTGAAAGGCCATGCATTCTACCCTGCTCCTCTGCGGCTCCGTGAATCCCCCAATGGCACGACCATAAAATCCTTCTCCGTCTCCTTTGTATTCGCAATCTACCCCAACTACCGGCCCAGCCAAGGCATGGCCTTCTTCATcgctaagagcatggatttctcatCCGCTCTCCCCACGCAGTGGTTCGGCATCTTCAACAGTGTGAACCAGGGAAACTCCAGCAACCACATCTTCGCCATCGAGTTGGACACCGTCAACAACAGGGATCTACACGACATCGATGCCAACCATGTCGGAATCAACATCAAcagtgtcatctccaataagtccAACACCGCTGGCTTCTACGACGACAAGACTGCCATCTTCAACACCTTGAACCTCACCAGTGGCAAGGGGTTGCAACTCTGGATCGATTACGAAAGGGAGTCGACACGAATCAACGTGACCATTTCTCCAGTGGGCGTGGCCAAACCAGCAAGGGCTCTCATCTCCGGCATCTACGACCTCTCAATGGTAATCACCGAGGACGCATATCTTGGCTTTGGGTCTTCGGCGGGCAGGGATGGAAGCCGGCACTACATACTTGGCTGGAGCTTTGGCATTAATAGGCCTGCGCCAGCTATTGACATGAAAAAATTGCCAAGACTTCCCCGTCTTGGTTCCAAGCCTCGGTCCAAGGTCCGGGAGATTGTATTGCCATTAGCAACAACCACTTTTGTTCTCGCCGTGGGAATCACCATTTTCCTACTTGTGCAAAGGCATCAGAGGTATGCTGAGCTACGGGAAGATTGGGAGGTTGAGTTTGGACCTCACCGGTTCCCGTACAAGGATCTGTACTATGCTACACAAGGCTTCAAGAACAAGAACCTGCTTGGGGTTGGTGGCTTTGGAAGAGTGTACAAAGGGGTGCTGCCAAAATCAAAACTTGATATAGCCGTGAAGAGAGTATCTCATGAGTCGAAGCAAGGCATGAAGGAGTTCATCGCTGAAGTTGTCAGTATAGGACGGCTTCAGCACCGTAATCTCGTGCAGTTACTCGGCTATTGTCGGCGACGAGGCCAACTCTTTCTGGTGTATGAGTACATGCCCAACGGAAGTCTTGACAAATACTTATATCATGGGGACCTGCGGCCTACTCTAAACTGGGCTCAAAGGTTTAAGATCATCAGGGGCGTTGCATCTGGATTGCTCTACCTTCACGAGGAGTGGGAACAAATTGTTATCCACAGAGATGTCAAGGCAAGCAACGTGCTCCTTGATGCTGAAATGAATGCCCGACTAGGTGATTTTGGTCTCGCACGGTTGTATGACCATGGCATGGATCCACAGAGCACGCACGTGGTTGGCACCATAGGTTACCTAGCTCCTGAGTTAGCACGCACTGGAAAGGTAACCCCTCTTACCGACGTATTTGCATTTGGTGTATTCATCCTTGAAGTCATTT ACACGGTGGATACTAAACTCCATGGTGAATATGATGTAAACGAGGCATACTTAGCACTCAAGCTAGGACTACTATGCTCGCACCCATTCATGGACGCCAGGCCTACCATGCGCCAAGTAATGCAGTACCTTGACGGTGACTGCGCAACACCAGAGCCATCATTACCAGTGGACACCAACTTCGAGATGCTCGCTGCGATGCAGAATGAAGGTTTTGACCCATACGTCATGCT CCTAGCTGTAGACATGGCCGCCAAGCTTCATCCATCCATCCTTGTGTACTTCATGTGCCTCATGATCCTCTCCCTTGGTCCAAACCATTTAGCTCCGTGCACTGCACAGGTGCAGTCATTCGTCTACTCCGGCTTCCAAGCAGCCGACATCATCCTGGATGGCTCCGCCATGGTCCAACCTGGTAGACTCCTCCAGCTGACCAACAGCTCCGACATCATAGGCTACGCCTTCCACCGGGCTCCCTTGCATTTCCGTGGCGGGACGGTACAATCTTTTTCGCTCTCCTTCGTCTTCGCCGTCCAATCCGAATTTGACAAAGAAAGCAGTGGCGGCATGGCCTTCTTCATAGCTCCGGGCAGGaacttctccggcgccatgccaggCAGTTTCCTAGGCCTCTTCAACGCTTCCACAAACGGCAGACCCGACAACCACATCTTCGTGGTTGAGCTCGACACTTTCGGGAACGGGGAGTTCAAGGACATCGACAGCAACCATGTTGGCATCGACATAAATGGGCTGATCTCCATTGAATCCCACACAGCTGGTTTCTATGATGACGACACTGGTAGCTTCACAAACTTATCTCTGAATAGTGGGGATCCCATGCAAGTGTGGGTCGAATATGATGCGCAGACCACACAGATCGTATCGACTTTGGCTCCGCTCGGTGCTGCCAAACCTCACAGACCATTGTTTACAACCACCGCCAACCTCTCCGATGTGCTCCAGAACCTATCTTTTCTTGGCTTCTCGGGTTCCTCTGGCTCGCTCAGCACACTATACTCCGTGCTTGGTTGGAGCTTTGCCATGCATGGCCCTGCTCCGGCAATCAACATCACCAATTTGCCCAAGTTGCTTCGTGCCCATCGGGAGGCTCGATCTAATGTGTTGGAGATCGTCCTTCCCATTGCCACCGCAACGTTCATCACAGCCATGGGAATCACCATTTTCCTACTCGTACAAAGGCATCGGAGGTACGGTGAGCTACGAGAGGATTGGGAGGTGGAGTTTGGGCCACATCGGTTCTCGTACAAGGAATTGTACCAGGCAACAGAAGGATTCAAGGACAAGAACCTCCTAGGAGCAGGAGGCTTTGGGAAAGTACATAAAGGAGTACTCCCAGTATCCAAATTGGAAGTAGCCGTGAAAAAAGTGTCCCATGAGTCAAGGCAGGGGATGAAGGAGTTCATCACTGAGGTCGTTAGTATTGGCCGCCTTCGACACCGCTACCTGGTGCAGTTGCTTGGCTATTGCCGGCGCAAAGATGAGCTCATTCTGGTGTACGAGTACATGCCGAATGGCAGTCTTGACAAGTATCTGCATTGTGAAGAGTACAAGCCTACACTAGGTTGGACCCAGAGGTTTGGGATCGTAAAAGGGATCGCATGTGGCTTGTTCTATCTACATGAGAATTGGGAAAAAGTTGTCATACACAGAGATATAAAAGCAAGCAACGTGCTCCTTGATGGTGAAATGAATGGACGGCTTGGTGATTTTGGCCTTGCAAGGTTATATGATCATGGTACCGACCTACAAACCACACATGTGGTTGGCACCTTGGGTTACCTAGCCCCGGAGCTGCTACGCTCGGGGAAGGCTTCTCCTCTTACGGATGTTTTTGCCTTCGGCACATTCCTTCTTGAGGTAGCATGTGGACAGAGACCAATCAAGCAAGACAACGAAGACAAAGACGCTATGCTGGTGGATTGGGTACTCGAGCATTGGCACAACGGGACGCTCTTGCAAACTGTGGACACTAGACTCCAATGTAACTATGAGAAGGACGAGGCCAGCATGGTGCTGAAGCTAGGGCTCTTGTGCTTGCATCCGTTACCCACTGCAAGGCCTAGCATGAAACAAGTCATGGAGTACCTCAGTGGAGAGACCACATTACCCGAGCTGGCGCCCACACGTTTTAACTTCAACATGATGTCCATAATGCAAAACAGAGGATTTCGCCCATCCATCATGTCGTCTACAGACTTAACGACAAGCGTCGGCACATTTTCTGACCTCTCTGGGGGGCGATGA